From Ovis aries strain OAR_USU_Benz2616 breed Rambouillet chromosome 21, ARS-UI_Ramb_v3.0, whole genome shotgun sequence, a single genomic window includes:
- the SSH3 gene encoding protein phosphatase Slingshot homolog 3 isoform X3, producing the protein MALVTVSRSPPASGHSTPVGPTQDQVSQRRSRLQRRQSFAVLRGAVLGLQDGGDDGDASRPSPEPAEEPPGEGQPHGDQTDNGHGPASPGKQEQSQHVHLMVELLRPQDDIRLAAQLEAARAPRLRYLLVVSTRESLSQDETVLLGVDFPDSSSPSCTLGLVLPLWSDTQVYLDGDGGFSVTSGGQSRIFKPVSIQTMWATLQVLHQACEAALSSGLVPGGSALAWASHYQDRLSSDQSCLNEWMAMADLESLRPPCVEPSRPSEQEQMEQAIRAELWEVLDTSDLDNVTSKEIRQALELRLGCPLQQYRDFIDNQMLLLMAQQDRASRIFPHLYLGSEWNAANLEELQRNRVSHILNMAREIDNFYPERFTYHNVRLWDEESAQLLPHWKETHRFVEAARAQGTRVLVHCKMGVSRSAATVIAYAMKQYGWSLEQALRHVQELRPIARPNPGFLRQLQTYQGILTASRQSHIWEQKVGGASPEEPLAPEEPLAPEVSTPFPPLQPQPGGSGELSVVGSEDSQAAPREAPGSRPRINLRGVMRSISLLEPPSELDSPSGDADLPEVFSSKESSDEDPPQPFPQPSSTKGGRQVRRGPWPALKSRQSVVALNSAALVASRTRAFQEQGEAGCVSTPRHQKIVRQASVDSSGEEGEA; encoded by the exons ATGGCCCTGGTCACAGTAAGCCGCTCGCCCCCGGCCAGCGGCCACTCCACGCCTGTGGGGCCCACG CAGGACCAGGTGTCCCAGCGCAGAAGCCGGCTCCAGCGAAG GCAGAGCTTTGCAGTACTCCGAGGGGCTGTCCTGGGACTGCAGGATGGAGGGGATGATGGAGATGCCTCCAGGCCCAGCCCAGAGCCAGCGGAGGAGCCCCCCGGGGAAGGGCAGCCCCACGGGGACCAGACAGACAATGGGCATGGGCCCGCGAGTCCTGGCAAGCAGGAGCAGAGTCAACACGTGCACCTCATGGTGGAGCTGCTGAGGCCACAGGATGACATCCGCCTG GCAGCCCAGCTGGAGGCGGCTCGGGCCCCCCGGCTCCGCTACCTGCTGGTCGTTTccaccagagaaagcctgagccAGGATGAGACAGTCCTTCTGGGCGTGGACTTCCCTGACAGCAG CTCCCCCAGCTGCACCCTGGGCCTGGTCCTGCCTCTCTGGAGTGACACCCAGGTGTACCTAGATGGAGACGG GGGCTTCAGCGTGACGTCCGGGGGCCAGAGTCGGATCTTCAAGCCTGTCTCCATTCAGACCATGTG GGCCACGCTCCAGGTGTTGCACCAGGCATGTGAGGCGGCTCTCAGCAGTGGTCTTGTGCCAGGGGGCAGTGCCCTTGCCTGGGCCAGCCACTACCAGGACAGACTGAGCTCTGACCAGAGCTGCCTCAACGAGTGGATGGCCATGGCCGACCTGGAGTCTCTGCGGCCTCCCTGTGTGGAGCCCAGCCG GCCCTCAGAGCAGGAGCAGATGGAGCAGGCGATCCGGGCCGAGCTGTGGGAGGTGCTGGACACCAGTGACCTGGACAACGTCACTTCCAAAGAG ATCCGCCAGGCCCTGGAGCTGCGTCTGGGATGCCCTCTCCAGCAGTACCGCGACTTCATCGACAACCAGATGCTGCTGCTCATGGCCCAGCAAGACCGGGCGTCCCGCATCTTCCCCCACCTCTACCTG GGCTCAGAGTGGAACGCAGCCAATCTGGAGGAGCTGCAGAGAAATAG GGTGAGCCACATCTTGAACATGGCCCGTGAGATCGACAACTTCTACCCCGAGCGCTTTACCTACCACAACGTGCGCCTCTGGGATGAGGAGTCGGCTCAGCTGCTGCCCCACTGGAAGGAGACCCATCGCTTCGTGGAGGCCGCCAG GGCGCAGGGCACCCGTGTGCTCGTCCACTGCAAGATGGGAGTCAGCCGCTCAGCTGCCACAGTGATCGCCTATGCCATGAAGCAGTACGGCTGGAGCCTGGAGCAGGCTCTGCGCCACGTGCAGGAGCTCCGGCCCATCGCCCGCCCTAACCCTGGCTTCCTGCGCCAGCTGCAGACCTACCAGGGCATCCTGACTGCTAG CCGGCAGAGCCACATCTGGGAGCAGAAAGTGGGTGGGGCCTCCCCAGAGGAGCCCCTGGCCCCCGAGGAGCCCCTGGCCCCCGAGGTGTCTACACCATTCCCACCTCTTCAGCCACAACCGGGGGGCAGTGGGGAGCTGAGTGTCGTGGGGTCAGAGGACAGCCAGGCAGCCCCAAGAGAAGCGCCTGGGTCACGGCCCCGTATCAACCTCCGTGGGGTCATGAGGTCCATCAGCCTCCTGGAGCCACCCTCCGAGCTGGACAGCCCCTCCGGCGATGCTGACCTGCCAGAG GTTTTCTCTTCAAAAGAATCTTCAGATGAGGAccctccccagcccttccctcAACCCTCAAGCACCAAGGGAGGCCGGCAGGTCCGCAGGGGGCCTTGGCCTGCCCTGAAGTCCCGCCAGTCTGTGGTGGCCCTCAACAGCGCCGCCCTGGTGGCCAGCCGGACCCGGGCCTTCCAGGAGCAGGGGGAGGCTGGCTGTGTGTCCACACCCAGGCACCAGAAGATTGTGAGGCAGGCCAGCGTGGACAGCAGTGGGGAGGAGGGCGAGGCATGA
- the SSH3 gene encoding protein phosphatase Slingshot homolog 3 isoform X1: MALVTVSRSPPASGHSTPVGPTQDQVSQRRSRLQRRQSFAVLRGAVLGLQDGGDDGDASRPSPEPAEEPPGEGQPHGDQTDNGHGPASPGKQEQSQHVHLMVELLRPQDDIRLAAQLEAARAPRLRYLLVVSTRESLSQDETVLLGVDFPDSSSPSCTLGLVLPLWSDTQVYLDGDGGFSVTSGGQSRIFKPVSIQTMWATLQVLHQACEAALSSGLVPGGSALAWASHYQDRLSSDQSCLNEWMAMADLESLRPPCVEPSRPSEQEQMEQAIRAELWEVLDTSDLDNVTSKEIRQALELRLGCPLQQYRDFIDNQMLLLMAQQDRASRIFPHLYLGSEWNAANLEELQRNSPDPDPQHRRPQGALAPGQPGSCLGCRVSHILNMAREIDNFYPERFTYHNVRLWDEESAQLLPHWKETHRFVEAARAQGTRVLVHCKMGVSRSAATVIAYAMKQYGWSLEQALRHVQELRPIARPNPGFLRQLQTYQGILTASRQSHIWEQKVGGASPEEPLAPEEPLAPEVSTPFPPLQPQPGGSGELSVVGSEDSQAAPREAPGSRPRINLRGVMRSISLLEPPSELDSPSGDADLPEVFSSKESSDEDPPQPFPQPSSTKGGRQVRRGPWPALKSRQSVVALNSAALVASRTRAFQEQGEAGCVSTPRHQKIVRQASVDSSGEEGEA; this comes from the exons ATGGCCCTGGTCACAGTAAGCCGCTCGCCCCCGGCCAGCGGCCACTCCACGCCTGTGGGGCCCACG CAGGACCAGGTGTCCCAGCGCAGAAGCCGGCTCCAGCGAAG GCAGAGCTTTGCAGTACTCCGAGGGGCTGTCCTGGGACTGCAGGATGGAGGGGATGATGGAGATGCCTCCAGGCCCAGCCCAGAGCCAGCGGAGGAGCCCCCCGGGGAAGGGCAGCCCCACGGGGACCAGACAGACAATGGGCATGGGCCCGCGAGTCCTGGCAAGCAGGAGCAGAGTCAACACGTGCACCTCATGGTGGAGCTGCTGAGGCCACAGGATGACATCCGCCTG GCAGCCCAGCTGGAGGCGGCTCGGGCCCCCCGGCTCCGCTACCTGCTGGTCGTTTccaccagagaaagcctgagccAGGATGAGACAGTCCTTCTGGGCGTGGACTTCCCTGACAGCAG CTCCCCCAGCTGCACCCTGGGCCTGGTCCTGCCTCTCTGGAGTGACACCCAGGTGTACCTAGATGGAGACGG GGGCTTCAGCGTGACGTCCGGGGGCCAGAGTCGGATCTTCAAGCCTGTCTCCATTCAGACCATGTG GGCCACGCTCCAGGTGTTGCACCAGGCATGTGAGGCGGCTCTCAGCAGTGGTCTTGTGCCAGGGGGCAGTGCCCTTGCCTGGGCCAGCCACTACCAGGACAGACTGAGCTCTGACCAGAGCTGCCTCAACGAGTGGATGGCCATGGCCGACCTGGAGTCTCTGCGGCCTCCCTGTGTGGAGCCCAGCCG GCCCTCAGAGCAGGAGCAGATGGAGCAGGCGATCCGGGCCGAGCTGTGGGAGGTGCTGGACACCAGTGACCTGGACAACGTCACTTCCAAAGAG ATCCGCCAGGCCCTGGAGCTGCGTCTGGGATGCCCTCTCCAGCAGTACCGCGACTTCATCGACAACCAGATGCTGCTGCTCATGGCCCAGCAAGACCGGGCGTCCCGCATCTTCCCCCACCTCTACCTG GGCTCAGAGTGGAACGCAGCCAATCTGGAGGAGCTGCAGAGAAATAG CCCCGACCCTGACCCTCAGCACCGACGCCCTCAGGGCGCGCTGGCTCCAGGTCAGCCTGGCTCATGCCTGGGCTGCAGGGTGAGCCACATCTTGAACATGGCCCGTGAGATCGACAACTTCTACCCCGAGCGCTTTACCTACCACAACGTGCGCCTCTGGGATGAGGAGTCGGCTCAGCTGCTGCCCCACTGGAAGGAGACCCATCGCTTCGTGGAGGCCGCCAG GGCGCAGGGCACCCGTGTGCTCGTCCACTGCAAGATGGGAGTCAGCCGCTCAGCTGCCACAGTGATCGCCTATGCCATGAAGCAGTACGGCTGGAGCCTGGAGCAGGCTCTGCGCCACGTGCAGGAGCTCCGGCCCATCGCCCGCCCTAACCCTGGCTTCCTGCGCCAGCTGCAGACCTACCAGGGCATCCTGACTGCTAG CCGGCAGAGCCACATCTGGGAGCAGAAAGTGGGTGGGGCCTCCCCAGAGGAGCCCCTGGCCCCCGAGGAGCCCCTGGCCCCCGAGGTGTCTACACCATTCCCACCTCTTCAGCCACAACCGGGGGGCAGTGGGGAGCTGAGTGTCGTGGGGTCAGAGGACAGCCAGGCAGCCCCAAGAGAAGCGCCTGGGTCACGGCCCCGTATCAACCTCCGTGGGGTCATGAGGTCCATCAGCCTCCTGGAGCCACCCTCCGAGCTGGACAGCCCCTCCGGCGATGCTGACCTGCCAGAG GTTTTCTCTTCAAAAGAATCTTCAGATGAGGAccctccccagcccttccctcAACCCTCAAGCACCAAGGGAGGCCGGCAGGTCCGCAGGGGGCCTTGGCCTGCCCTGAAGTCCCGCCAGTCTGTGGTGGCCCTCAACAGCGCCGCCCTGGTGGCCAGCCGGACCCGGGCCTTCCAGGAGCAGGGGGAGGCTGGCTGTGTGTCCACACCCAGGCACCAGAAGATTGTGAGGCAGGCCAGCGTGGACAGCAGTGGGGAGGAGGGCGAGGCATGA
- the SSH3 gene encoding protein phosphatase Slingshot homolog 3 isoform X4 encodes MALVTVSRSPPASGHSTPVGPTDQVSQRRSRLQRRQSFAVLRGAVLGLQDGGDDGDASRPSPEPAEEPPGEGQPHGDQTDNGHGPASPGKQEQSQHVHLMVELLRPQDDIRLAAQLEAARAPRLRYLLVVSTRESLSQDETVLLGVDFPDSSSPSCTLGLVLPLWSDTQVYLDGDGGFSVTSGGQSRIFKPVSIQTMWATLQVLHQACEAALSSGLVPGGSALAWASHYQDRLSSDQSCLNEWMAMADLESLRPPCVEPSRPSEQEQMEQAIRAELWEVLDTSDLDNVTSKEIRQALELRLGCPLQQYRDFIDNQMLLLMAQQDRASRIFPHLYLGSEWNAANLEELQRNRVSHILNMAREIDNFYPERFTYHNVRLWDEESAQLLPHWKETHRFVEAARAQGTRVLVHCKMGVSRSAATVIAYAMKQYGWSLEQALRHVQELRPIARPNPGFLRQLQTYQGILTASRQSHIWEQKVGGASPEEPLAPEEPLAPEVSTPFPPLQPQPGGSGELSVVGSEDSQAAPREAPGSRPRINLRGVMRSISLLEPPSELDSPSGDADLPEVFSSKESSDEDPPQPFPQPSSTKGGRQVRRGPWPALKSRQSVVALNSAALVASRTRAFQEQGEAGCVSTPRHQKIVRQASVDSSGEEGEA; translated from the exons ATGGCCCTGGTCACAGTAAGCCGCTCGCCCCCGGCCAGCGGCCACTCCACGCCTGTGGGGCCCACG GACCAGGTGTCCCAGCGCAGAAGCCGGCTCCAGCGAAG GCAGAGCTTTGCAGTACTCCGAGGGGCTGTCCTGGGACTGCAGGATGGAGGGGATGATGGAGATGCCTCCAGGCCCAGCCCAGAGCCAGCGGAGGAGCCCCCCGGGGAAGGGCAGCCCCACGGGGACCAGACAGACAATGGGCATGGGCCCGCGAGTCCTGGCAAGCAGGAGCAGAGTCAACACGTGCACCTCATGGTGGAGCTGCTGAGGCCACAGGATGACATCCGCCTG GCAGCCCAGCTGGAGGCGGCTCGGGCCCCCCGGCTCCGCTACCTGCTGGTCGTTTccaccagagaaagcctgagccAGGATGAGACAGTCCTTCTGGGCGTGGACTTCCCTGACAGCAG CTCCCCCAGCTGCACCCTGGGCCTGGTCCTGCCTCTCTGGAGTGACACCCAGGTGTACCTAGATGGAGACGG GGGCTTCAGCGTGACGTCCGGGGGCCAGAGTCGGATCTTCAAGCCTGTCTCCATTCAGACCATGTG GGCCACGCTCCAGGTGTTGCACCAGGCATGTGAGGCGGCTCTCAGCAGTGGTCTTGTGCCAGGGGGCAGTGCCCTTGCCTGGGCCAGCCACTACCAGGACAGACTGAGCTCTGACCAGAGCTGCCTCAACGAGTGGATGGCCATGGCCGACCTGGAGTCTCTGCGGCCTCCCTGTGTGGAGCCCAGCCG GCCCTCAGAGCAGGAGCAGATGGAGCAGGCGATCCGGGCCGAGCTGTGGGAGGTGCTGGACACCAGTGACCTGGACAACGTCACTTCCAAAGAG ATCCGCCAGGCCCTGGAGCTGCGTCTGGGATGCCCTCTCCAGCAGTACCGCGACTTCATCGACAACCAGATGCTGCTGCTCATGGCCCAGCAAGACCGGGCGTCCCGCATCTTCCCCCACCTCTACCTG GGCTCAGAGTGGAACGCAGCCAATCTGGAGGAGCTGCAGAGAAATAG GGTGAGCCACATCTTGAACATGGCCCGTGAGATCGACAACTTCTACCCCGAGCGCTTTACCTACCACAACGTGCGCCTCTGGGATGAGGAGTCGGCTCAGCTGCTGCCCCACTGGAAGGAGACCCATCGCTTCGTGGAGGCCGCCAG GGCGCAGGGCACCCGTGTGCTCGTCCACTGCAAGATGGGAGTCAGCCGCTCAGCTGCCACAGTGATCGCCTATGCCATGAAGCAGTACGGCTGGAGCCTGGAGCAGGCTCTGCGCCACGTGCAGGAGCTCCGGCCCATCGCCCGCCCTAACCCTGGCTTCCTGCGCCAGCTGCAGACCTACCAGGGCATCCTGACTGCTAG CCGGCAGAGCCACATCTGGGAGCAGAAAGTGGGTGGGGCCTCCCCAGAGGAGCCCCTGGCCCCCGAGGAGCCCCTGGCCCCCGAGGTGTCTACACCATTCCCACCTCTTCAGCCACAACCGGGGGGCAGTGGGGAGCTGAGTGTCGTGGGGTCAGAGGACAGCCAGGCAGCCCCAAGAGAAGCGCCTGGGTCACGGCCCCGTATCAACCTCCGTGGGGTCATGAGGTCCATCAGCCTCCTGGAGCCACCCTCCGAGCTGGACAGCCCCTCCGGCGATGCTGACCTGCCAGAG GTTTTCTCTTCAAAAGAATCTTCAGATGAGGAccctccccagcccttccctcAACCCTCAAGCACCAAGGGAGGCCGGCAGGTCCGCAGGGGGCCTTGGCCTGCCCTGAAGTCCCGCCAGTCTGTGGTGGCCCTCAACAGCGCCGCCCTGGTGGCCAGCCGGACCCGGGCCTTCCAGGAGCAGGGGGAGGCTGGCTGTGTGTCCACACCCAGGCACCAGAAGATTGTGAGGCAGGCCAGCGTGGACAGCAGTGGGGAGGAGGGCGAGGCATGA
- the SSH3 gene encoding protein phosphatase Slingshot homolog 3 isoform X2: MALVTVSRSPPASGHSTPVGPTDQVSQRRSRLQRRQSFAVLRGAVLGLQDGGDDGDASRPSPEPAEEPPGEGQPHGDQTDNGHGPASPGKQEQSQHVHLMVELLRPQDDIRLAAQLEAARAPRLRYLLVVSTRESLSQDETVLLGVDFPDSSSPSCTLGLVLPLWSDTQVYLDGDGGFSVTSGGQSRIFKPVSIQTMWATLQVLHQACEAALSSGLVPGGSALAWASHYQDRLSSDQSCLNEWMAMADLESLRPPCVEPSRPSEQEQMEQAIRAELWEVLDTSDLDNVTSKEIRQALELRLGCPLQQYRDFIDNQMLLLMAQQDRASRIFPHLYLGSEWNAANLEELQRNSPDPDPQHRRPQGALAPGQPGSCLGCRVSHILNMAREIDNFYPERFTYHNVRLWDEESAQLLPHWKETHRFVEAARAQGTRVLVHCKMGVSRSAATVIAYAMKQYGWSLEQALRHVQELRPIARPNPGFLRQLQTYQGILTASRQSHIWEQKVGGASPEEPLAPEEPLAPEVSTPFPPLQPQPGGSGELSVVGSEDSQAAPREAPGSRPRINLRGVMRSISLLEPPSELDSPSGDADLPEVFSSKESSDEDPPQPFPQPSSTKGGRQVRRGPWPALKSRQSVVALNSAALVASRTRAFQEQGEAGCVSTPRHQKIVRQASVDSSGEEGEA; this comes from the exons ATGGCCCTGGTCACAGTAAGCCGCTCGCCCCCGGCCAGCGGCCACTCCACGCCTGTGGGGCCCACG GACCAGGTGTCCCAGCGCAGAAGCCGGCTCCAGCGAAG GCAGAGCTTTGCAGTACTCCGAGGGGCTGTCCTGGGACTGCAGGATGGAGGGGATGATGGAGATGCCTCCAGGCCCAGCCCAGAGCCAGCGGAGGAGCCCCCCGGGGAAGGGCAGCCCCACGGGGACCAGACAGACAATGGGCATGGGCCCGCGAGTCCTGGCAAGCAGGAGCAGAGTCAACACGTGCACCTCATGGTGGAGCTGCTGAGGCCACAGGATGACATCCGCCTG GCAGCCCAGCTGGAGGCGGCTCGGGCCCCCCGGCTCCGCTACCTGCTGGTCGTTTccaccagagaaagcctgagccAGGATGAGACAGTCCTTCTGGGCGTGGACTTCCCTGACAGCAG CTCCCCCAGCTGCACCCTGGGCCTGGTCCTGCCTCTCTGGAGTGACACCCAGGTGTACCTAGATGGAGACGG GGGCTTCAGCGTGACGTCCGGGGGCCAGAGTCGGATCTTCAAGCCTGTCTCCATTCAGACCATGTG GGCCACGCTCCAGGTGTTGCACCAGGCATGTGAGGCGGCTCTCAGCAGTGGTCTTGTGCCAGGGGGCAGTGCCCTTGCCTGGGCCAGCCACTACCAGGACAGACTGAGCTCTGACCAGAGCTGCCTCAACGAGTGGATGGCCATGGCCGACCTGGAGTCTCTGCGGCCTCCCTGTGTGGAGCCCAGCCG GCCCTCAGAGCAGGAGCAGATGGAGCAGGCGATCCGGGCCGAGCTGTGGGAGGTGCTGGACACCAGTGACCTGGACAACGTCACTTCCAAAGAG ATCCGCCAGGCCCTGGAGCTGCGTCTGGGATGCCCTCTCCAGCAGTACCGCGACTTCATCGACAACCAGATGCTGCTGCTCATGGCCCAGCAAGACCGGGCGTCCCGCATCTTCCCCCACCTCTACCTG GGCTCAGAGTGGAACGCAGCCAATCTGGAGGAGCTGCAGAGAAATAG CCCCGACCCTGACCCTCAGCACCGACGCCCTCAGGGCGCGCTGGCTCCAGGTCAGCCTGGCTCATGCCTGGGCTGCAGGGTGAGCCACATCTTGAACATGGCCCGTGAGATCGACAACTTCTACCCCGAGCGCTTTACCTACCACAACGTGCGCCTCTGGGATGAGGAGTCGGCTCAGCTGCTGCCCCACTGGAAGGAGACCCATCGCTTCGTGGAGGCCGCCAG GGCGCAGGGCACCCGTGTGCTCGTCCACTGCAAGATGGGAGTCAGCCGCTCAGCTGCCACAGTGATCGCCTATGCCATGAAGCAGTACGGCTGGAGCCTGGAGCAGGCTCTGCGCCACGTGCAGGAGCTCCGGCCCATCGCCCGCCCTAACCCTGGCTTCCTGCGCCAGCTGCAGACCTACCAGGGCATCCTGACTGCTAG CCGGCAGAGCCACATCTGGGAGCAGAAAGTGGGTGGGGCCTCCCCAGAGGAGCCCCTGGCCCCCGAGGAGCCCCTGGCCCCCGAGGTGTCTACACCATTCCCACCTCTTCAGCCACAACCGGGGGGCAGTGGGGAGCTGAGTGTCGTGGGGTCAGAGGACAGCCAGGCAGCCCCAAGAGAAGCGCCTGGGTCACGGCCCCGTATCAACCTCCGTGGGGTCATGAGGTCCATCAGCCTCCTGGAGCCACCCTCCGAGCTGGACAGCCCCTCCGGCGATGCTGACCTGCCAGAG GTTTTCTCTTCAAAAGAATCTTCAGATGAGGAccctccccagcccttccctcAACCCTCAAGCACCAAGGGAGGCCGGCAGGTCCGCAGGGGGCCTTGGCCTGCCCTGAAGTCCCGCCAGTCTGTGGTGGCCCTCAACAGCGCCGCCCTGGTGGCCAGCCGGACCCGGGCCTTCCAGGAGCAGGGGGAGGCTGGCTGTGTGTCCACACCCAGGCACCAGAAGATTGTGAGGCAGGCCAGCGTGGACAGCAGTGGGGAGGAGGGCGAGGCATGA